AAGAAAAATTGCACAAAATAAGCTTATGATTGGTGTGTCAACACACAGTATTGATGAGGCTGTTAATGCAGAGAAGCAGGGCGCTGATTTTGTAATACTTGGACCGATTTATGAGACGCAGTCAAAGCTTGAATATGGAAAGCCTTTGGGCATTGATATTTTAAATAAGGCGGAGAAAAAAGTTTCTATTCCTGTTTTTGCAATAGGAGGGATTAAGGCTGACAGGGTTAAGGAAGTAATAAGTGCCGGTGCAGACGGAGTTGCAGTTATATCAGCAATATTGAATTCAAAAAATGTACAAGAAGATACAGAAAAGTTTTTGAGGTTATTAAAATGATATTAAGGCAGAGCACAATATTTCGCTCATTCTCGTCCAAATTTTATCGGGACTCCGAGGTGAATATGCCTGCGGCATATTCAAATCCGCTCAAATATTATGCTCTGCCTTCCATAAAAAATTATTAATCAGGTGGTTAACATGACAAGAATAGAATTGGCAAAAAAAGGGATTGTAACTGATGAAGTGAAGCTGGTTGCTTCAGAAGAAGGTATTGCTCCTGAGCAGCTTTCTAAGGACATTGCTTTGGGAGCCAGTGTTATCCCGATAAACAAAAATCACAAAATAAAACCATTGGGCATCGGCAGGAATCTTCGCACAAAGATAAATGCTAACATCGGCACGTCAAAGGACAAGGTTTCATTCGACAGTGAGATTGAAAAACTTAACGTGCTTGTGAAATACGGAGCTGATGCAGTAATGGATCTTTCAACAGGCGGAGCTATAAAAGAACTTCGTAATATAATGCTCAAAAAATCTTTGATAGCTGTAGGCACTGTTCCTATTT
The nucleotide sequence above comes from Nitrospiraceae bacterium. Encoded proteins:
- a CDS encoding thiamine phosphate synthase; translated protein: RKIAQNKLMIGVSTHSIDEAVNAEKQGADFVILGPIYETQSKLEYGKPLGIDILNKAEKKVSIPVFAIGGIKADRVKEVISAGADGVAVISAILNSKNVQEDTEKFLRLLK